A window of the Gordonia humi genome harbors these coding sequences:
- a CDS encoding NAD-binding protein, whose amino-acid sequence MRKRLRRRRGGLVDEPDYALVGVVRIPEVEKSPARAIGRRILWALIALFVCSIVVYLDRGGYRDAKGTPLGYLDSLYYSAVTLSTTGYGDVTPITESARLVNVIFITPLRVLFLIVLIGTTLEVLTERSRQAIKIQNWRNRVRNHTIIIGYGTKGRTAVDAVIADGGKPSEIVVVDNDPTALEHAAAHGLVTVRGDATKSDVLRLAGVQYAASIVVAANRDDTSVLATLTAREINPRAKIVASIREAENTHLMRQSGANSVVVSSETAGRLLGIATITPSVVEVVEDLLSPEEGYAIAEREVDPSEAGGSPAHTRDLVLGVVREGKLYRVGDAEVEAIEIGDRLLYVRQGGPA is encoded by the coding sequence GTGCGCAAACGACTGCGCCGCCGCAGAGGCGGCCTCGTAGACGAACCCGACTACGCACTCGTCGGCGTCGTCCGAATCCCGGAAGTCGAGAAGAGTCCTGCCCGGGCCATCGGACGACGCATCTTGTGGGCGCTGATCGCACTGTTCGTCTGCTCGATCGTCGTCTATCTCGACCGCGGCGGCTACCGCGACGCCAAAGGCACCCCGCTCGGCTATCTGGACTCGCTCTACTACTCCGCGGTGACGCTCTCCACGACCGGATACGGCGACGTCACACCGATCACCGAATCGGCGCGCCTGGTGAACGTCATCTTCATCACCCCGCTGCGCGTCCTGTTCCTGATCGTGCTGATCGGCACGACGCTGGAAGTCCTCACCGAACGGTCCCGACAGGCCATCAAGATCCAGAACTGGAGGAACCGCGTGCGGAACCACACCATCATCATCGGCTACGGCACCAAGGGTCGCACCGCTGTCGACGCGGTCATCGCCGACGGCGGCAAGCCCTCCGAGATCGTCGTCGTCGACAACGACCCGACGGCTCTCGAACACGCCGCGGCCCACGGTCTGGTCACCGTCCGCGGCGATGCGACCAAATCGGATGTGCTCCGCCTGGCCGGCGTGCAGTACGCGGCGTCGATCGTCGTGGCCGCCAACCGCGACGACACCTCCGTGCTCGCCACCCTCACCGCCCGCGAGATCAATCCGCGCGCGAAGATCGTCGCGTCCATCCGAGAGGCCGAGAACACCCACCTCATGCGGCAGTCCGGCGCCAACTCGGTGGTCGTCTCCTCGGAGACCGCGGGCCGTCTGCTCGGCATCGCGACCATCACTCCGTCCGTGGTCGAAGTGGTCGAGGATCTGCTGAGCCCCGAAGAGGGCTATGCGATCGCCGAACGCGAGGTGGATCCGTCCGAGGCGGGCGGCTCACCCGCGCACACCCGCGACCTCGTCCTCGGGGTGGTCCGCGAGGGCAAGCTCTACCGCGTCGGCGACGCCGAGGTCGAGGCGATCGAGATCGGCGACCGACTGCTCTACGTCCGACAAGGAGGACCCGCCTGA
- a CDS encoding IS110 family transposase: MAMLAEDYDFVIGGDPDRDTIDLAVLDTGTGRVLAHVAEAADGAGYERMLTWADEHAPGRRIWALEGTGSFAASLAAVLIDADETVAEVGALKRSHGAKNDRIDAIRAARQALARDEQGAPRAGGLREALRMVFACREGVLVSRTKAINELKSLIVVAPEQIRAQLRGRTLRSQLTRIEELQVSATASIEHRLCVFSLQSIAARVKFLFTQLAELDPQLLELIKQHPAGPVLLDEPGVGPVVAAQLLISWSHHGRVRNEAAFASLAGVAPLETSSGQHSRHRLNRGGDRALNRALHTVAITRMRCHPETRAYEIRRTAEGKTHRDIRRSVKRALARRLYRRIEAAAQLVTTPAAA; encoded by the coding sequence ATGGCCATGCTCGCAGAGGACTACGACTTCGTCATCGGTGGCGATCCGGACCGCGACACGATCGACCTCGCCGTACTCGATACCGGCACCGGGCGCGTGCTCGCCCACGTGGCTGAGGCGGCAGATGGCGCTGGTTACGAACGGATGCTCACCTGGGCCGACGAACACGCTCCTGGTCGGCGGATCTGGGCATTGGAAGGGACCGGCAGCTTCGCTGCCAGCCTGGCCGCTGTCCTCATCGATGCCGACGAGACAGTAGCCGAGGTCGGCGCTCTCAAACGGTCCCACGGTGCTAAAAACGATCGTATCGACGCTATCCGCGCCGCACGCCAGGCACTGGCTCGAGATGAGCAGGGCGCGCCGAGAGCCGGCGGCCTACGCGAAGCGTTACGAATGGTATTCGCTTGTCGGGAAGGTGTTTTGGTCAGCCGGACCAAGGCCATCAACGAGCTCAAGAGCCTGATCGTCGTTGCACCCGAACAGATCCGTGCGCAGTTGCGCGGACGGACGCTGCGCAGCCAGCTCACCCGGATCGAAGAGCTACAAGTTTCAGCGACAGCATCGATCGAGCACCGCCTGTGCGTGTTCAGCCTGCAGTCCATCGCTGCGCGAGTGAAGTTCTTGTTTACTCAACTGGCAGAGCTCGATCCCCAGCTGCTGGAGCTGATCAAGCAGCACCCGGCAGGACCAGTCCTGCTTGACGAGCCCGGTGTCGGCCCGGTGGTCGCCGCGCAACTGCTGATCAGCTGGTCCCACCACGGACGCGTCCGCAACGAAGCAGCCTTCGCATCGCTGGCCGGCGTCGCCCCTCTTGAAACAAGCAGCGGACAACACTCCCGGCACCGACTCAACCGCGGTGGCGACCGCGCACTGAACCGCGCCCTACACACGGTCGCCATCACTCGGATGAGGTGCCACCCCGAGACCCGTGCCTACGAGATTCGACGCACCGCCGAGGGCAAAACACACCGCGACATCCGACGCTCCGTCAAGCGCGCACTCGCTCGACGCCTCTACCGACGAATCGAAGCCGCAGCCCAGCTCGTGACCACGCCCGCAGCGGCTTGA
- a CDS encoding ATP-dependent DNA helicase UvrD2 — MTVMEQVRAQALEGLDPEQSAAVTAPRGPVCVLAGAGTGKTRTITRRIAHLIESGQVNPSQVLAVTFTARAAAEMRERLAGLGVSGPGGAVVAQTFHAAALRQLRYFWPRVMGSARWELMDNKFRLLTRVTRDRGLDAADRDLIRDLASEIEWAKSSNLGPADYPDAAAASHRDLPTDARTVAEVFAAYEDAKVSPDGDRLLDFEDLIIYTTMILQAEPAIADEFRSRYRSFVVDEYQDVTPIQQNLLDAWLGERDDLTVVGDANQTIYSFTGATPDYLLDFTRRFPDATLVRLQRDYRSTPEVVDLANRVIGNAVGRIAGTRLKLVGQRDGGPAPVFSENEDAESEVVCVVAECKRLLRAGVPPTEIAILYRVNAQSQQYEEALSEAGIDYQVRGDQGFFSRPEIVAGMRRLTTLAEGPPPPMGVVDAVRRALVAVGLTDAEPAGANAKARWQQLLRLVELVEAIVAEQPSAEFAGVVKELETRSRSKHALVVDGVTLSSMHAAKGLEWDAVFLTGLHEGSVPLARATGTREEIEEERRLFYVGVTRAREHLHLSWSLSRGDGRRSSRKRSQFLDGLLPDTARTRLAEPRQEPDRNVLKALTAWRGDYAARQNIAPVNVMSTMMVRRIATELPSTLDELAAVQGFGAERVDAIGHAVLAVVDDSLFG, encoded by the coding sequence ATGACGGTGATGGAGCAGGTGAGAGCACAGGCGTTGGAGGGGCTCGACCCCGAGCAGTCGGCGGCGGTGACGGCGCCGCGTGGGCCGGTCTGCGTACTCGCCGGTGCGGGGACCGGTAAGACGCGGACCATCACCCGGCGGATCGCACACCTCATCGAGTCCGGGCAGGTCAACCCCAGCCAGGTCCTGGCCGTGACGTTCACCGCACGCGCGGCCGCCGAGATGCGCGAACGGCTCGCCGGGCTCGGTGTGTCCGGGCCGGGCGGCGCCGTGGTCGCTCAGACGTTCCACGCGGCCGCTCTGCGGCAGCTCCGCTACTTCTGGCCGCGCGTCATGGGGTCGGCGCGCTGGGAACTCATGGACAACAAGTTCCGCCTCCTCACGCGCGTGACACGCGACCGCGGCCTCGACGCCGCCGACCGCGACCTCATCCGTGATCTCGCGTCCGAGATCGAATGGGCCAAATCGTCGAACCTCGGTCCCGCCGACTACCCGGATGCGGCCGCGGCGAGTCACCGCGACCTGCCGACCGACGCGCGAACCGTCGCCGAGGTGTTCGCCGCCTACGAGGACGCGAAGGTCTCCCCCGACGGAGATCGGCTCCTCGACTTCGAAGACCTCATCATCTACACCACGATGATCCTGCAGGCCGAACCGGCGATCGCCGACGAGTTCCGGTCCCGCTATCGGAGCTTCGTCGTCGACGAGTATCAGGACGTCACGCCCATTCAGCAGAACCTCCTCGACGCCTGGCTGGGGGAGCGCGACGACCTCACCGTGGTCGGCGACGCCAACCAGACCATCTACAGCTTCACCGGCGCCACCCCCGACTACCTTCTGGACTTCACTCGGCGGTTCCCCGACGCCACCTTGGTACGACTGCAGCGCGACTACCGATCCACCCCGGAGGTGGTCGATCTCGCCAATCGGGTGATCGGCAACGCCGTCGGACGGATCGCCGGGACGCGACTGAAACTCGTCGGGCAGCGCGACGGCGGGCCGGCACCGGTGTTCTCGGAGAACGAGGACGCCGAGAGCGAAGTGGTGTGCGTGGTGGCCGAGTGCAAACGGCTGCTGCGCGCCGGAGTTCCGCCGACCGAGATCGCGATCCTCTACCGCGTCAACGCGCAGTCGCAACAATACGAGGAGGCGTTGAGCGAAGCGGGCATCGATTACCAGGTGCGCGGCGATCAGGGATTCTTCTCACGCCCCGAGATCGTCGCGGGCATGCGTCGACTCACGACCCTCGCCGAGGGACCGCCGCCGCCGATGGGTGTGGTCGACGCGGTACGACGAGCCCTCGTAGCGGTCGGACTGACCGACGCCGAGCCCGCGGGCGCCAACGCCAAGGCGCGTTGGCAACAGTTGCTGCGGCTCGTCGAACTCGTCGAGGCCATCGTCGCCGAGCAGCCGTCGGCCGAGTTCGCCGGCGTCGTCAAGGAACTCGAGACGCGTTCCCGGTCGAAGCACGCGCTCGTCGTCGACGGTGTCACCCTCTCGTCCATGCACGCGGCCAAGGGGCTCGAATGGGACGCGGTGTTCCTCACCGGGCTCCACGAGGGCTCTGTCCCGCTCGCGCGGGCCACCGGTACGCGCGAAGAGATCGAAGAGGAACGCCGGCTGTTCTACGTCGGTGTGACTCGAGCACGCGAGCACCTGCACCTGTCGTGGAGTCTGTCTCGCGGTGACGGTCGACGATCCTCCCGCAAACGCTCCCAGTTCCTCGACGGACTCCTGCCCGACACCGCGAGGACTCGGCTCGCCGAACCTCGACAGGAACCCGATCGCAATGTGCTCAAGGCGCTCACCGCCTGGCGCGGCGACTACGCGGCGAGGCAGAACATCGCCCCCGTCAACGTCATGAGCACGATGATGGTCCGCCGGATCGCCACCGAGCTCCCGTCGACCCTCGACGAACTCGCCGCGGTGCAGGGCTTCGGCGCCGAGCGCGTCGACGCCATCGGGCACGCGGTCCTCGCCGTCGTCGACGACAGCCTCTTCGGCTAG
- a CDS encoding tyrosine-type recombinase/integrase, with product MARHGDDEMVFTNHLGDFVSAQNLLPVVHAAAQNGGVADPESITPHTLRHSAATAWLEAGVHVRAVADLLGHSSVTSTLSTYAHVLPGSSRSAVEQLAEAQRGSKGVNEGRTETPGAIRSLP from the coding sequence CTGGCACGGCATGGTGATGACGAGATGGTGTTCACCAACCACCTCGGTGACTTCGTCTCCGCCCAGAACCTCTTGCCGGTCGTACACGCTGCTGCCCAGAACGGGGGAGTGGCCGATCCCGAGTCGATCACGCCCCACACCCTGCGTCACTCGGCGGCGACTGCGTGGCTCGAAGCCGGGGTGCACGTTCGCGCGGTCGCGGACCTGCTCGGTCACTCGTCCGTGACGTCCACGCTTTCGACCTACGCTCACGTGCTGCCGGGCTCGTCTCGAAGCGCCGTCGAACAACTCGCCGAGGCACAGCGAGGGAGTAAGGGCGTAAACGAAGGGCGTACGGAGACGCCTGGGGCGATTCGATCCCTGCCCTGA
- a CDS encoding IS3 family transposase (programmed frameshift), whose product MAAGTKHYSAELKRDAVTMVVELVGQGSTEWAAMKKTADLLGVGAAETVRQWVRKAPGVGAASVSSGGASADTAEEVRRLRKEVAELKRANGILKAASGFLRGRDRPATSLIVGFIGAHQGNRVGADGLVWGVDSMCQVLTEHGMAIAPSTYYEYRRRSPSARMRADARVIDAIFTMRRQHPLTRVLGSRKTWIILRSNGIDVARCTVERLMSEMGWRGASKKKSPRTTTPNPEHHRPADLVDRHFYAAAPNRLWVADFTYCRTVGGWAYTAFVTDVFARKIVGWKVAAEMTSDLVTTAIDNAIDNRKRCGTTAFDHLIHHSDAGSQYTALAFGQRLAAAGIAASIGSIGDSYDNALAESVNADYKNELVDNQPRFHGVAELSLATAEWVAFYNRQRPHSYCHDLTPDHAERLHYDRIATLNPEEALTT is encoded by the exons ATGGCAGCAGGAACGAAGCACTACTCGGCGGAGTTGAAGCGTGACGCGGTGACGATGGTGGTGGAGTTGGTGGGTCAGGGTTCGACGGAGTGGGCGGCGATGAAGAAGACCGCGGACCTGCTCGGTGTGGGCGCAGCCGAAACGGTGCGCCAGTGGGTGCGTAAGGCCCCCGGCGTCGGGGCCGCCTCGGTCTCCTCGGGCGGCGCTTCGGCCGATACGGCTGAGGAGGTGCGTCGGCTCCGCAAGGAAGTCGCCGAACTCAAACGTGCCAACGGCATCCTGAAGGCGGCATCAG GCTTTCTTCGCGGCCGAGATCGACCGGCCACATCGCTGATCGTGGGGTTCATCGGCGCTCACCAGGGAAACCGGGTGGGCGCCGATGGTCTTGTCTGGGGAGTCGATTCGATGTGCCAGGTGCTCACCGAGCACGGTATGGCCATCGCCCCGTCCACGTACTACGAGTACCGTCGGCGGAGTCCGTCGGCGCGCATGCGGGCGGATGCTCGCGTCATCGACGCGATTTTCACCATGCGCCGGCAGCACCCGCTGACCCGCGTCCTGGGCTCACGCAAGACATGGATCATATTGCGCAGCAATGGAATTGATGTGGCGCGCTGCACCGTCGAGCGTCTCATGAGTGAGATGGGCTGGCGCGGGGCGTCGAAGAAAAAGTCCCCGCGCACCACGACCCCCAACCCCGAGCATCACCGGCCGGCCGACCTGGTCGACCGCCACTTCTACGCGGCCGCACCCAACCGGCTGTGGGTGGCCGACTTCACCTACTGCCGCACCGTCGGCGGCTGGGCCTACACCGCGTTCGTCACCGACGTCTTCGCCCGCAAGATCGTCGGCTGGAAAGTCGCCGCGGAGATGACCTCCGACCTGGTCACCACCGCTATCGACAACGCGATTGACAACCGGAAACGTTGTGGCACAACGGCTTTCGATCATCTGATTCATCACAGCGATGCGGGGTCGCAGTACACGGCTCTCGCGTTCGGGCAACGGCTGGCCGCAGCGGGGATCGCCGCCTCGATCGGCAGCATCGGTGACAGCTACGACAACGCGTTAGCCGAATCGGTCAACGCCGACTACAAGAACGAACTCGTCGACAACCAGCCCCGATTCCACGGCGTCGCGGAACTGTCACTGGCCACCGCCGAATGGGTCGCGTTCTACAACCGGCAGCGGCCTCACAGCTACTGCCACGACCTCACCCCCGACCACGCCGAGCGACTCCACTACGATCGGATCGCCACCCTCAATCCGGAGGAGGCACTCACGACCTGA
- a CDS encoding mycoredoxin, whose protein sequence is MSDAASPELTLYTTSWCPFCSRLKAGLDRNKVEYTEIDIEASPEAAEFVGSVNGGNHVVPTARYADGSTATNPAVGEVMSKLGLL, encoded by the coding sequence ATGAGCGATGCAGCAAGCCCCGAACTGACCCTGTACACCACCAGCTGGTGTCCGTTCTGCAGCCGCCTCAAGGCGGGACTGGACCGGAACAAGGTCGAGTACACCGAGATCGACATCGAGGCCAGTCCCGAAGCCGCCGAGTTCGTCGGGTCGGTCAACGGCGGGAACCACGTCGTCCCGACCGCCCGGTACGCCGACGGTTCGACGGCGACCAACCCGGCGGTGGGGGAGGTCATGAGCAAGTTGGGGCTCCTCTAG
- the nudC gene encoding NAD(+) diphosphatase, whose amino-acid sequence MASFEFTVPPTMARAEFDRADQIRKHPERLATAWAGARVLHVDHRGRYPVTADGAIAWEEATGDEPPAGALFLGDADGYRWALRVDEVTGPSADARTGAHRLSHDEAGLLATAVGMLNWHRTARFSPVDGSELTPSQGGWLLSTAAGADEFPRTDPAVIMVVHDGADQVLLGRQSVWPDRWFSTLAGFVEPGESLEQCVQREVYEEAGIIVHSPGYLGSQPWPFPRSLMCGFEAVADPTQPLELRDGELADAQWFHRDEVLTALERGDDWAGDNPDGRLMLPGSISIARSLIDGWARAPRS is encoded by the coding sequence ATGGCATCGTTCGAGTTCACCGTCCCGCCCACGATGGCGCGCGCCGAGTTCGATCGGGCCGACCAGATCCGCAAGCATCCGGAGCGATTGGCGACCGCCTGGGCCGGCGCACGAGTCCTGCACGTCGATCACCGGGGGCGCTACCCGGTCACCGCCGACGGCGCCATCGCCTGGGAAGAGGCCACGGGCGACGAGCCCCCGGCGGGTGCGCTGTTCCTCGGCGACGCCGACGGCTACCGCTGGGCGCTGCGCGTCGACGAGGTGACCGGCCCGAGCGCGGACGCGCGTACCGGTGCGCACCGGCTCTCCCACGACGAGGCCGGGTTGCTCGCCACCGCCGTCGGCATGCTCAACTGGCATCGGACCGCCCGCTTCTCACCCGTCGACGGCAGCGAGCTGACGCCGTCGCAGGGCGGCTGGCTGCTGAGCACCGCGGCCGGCGCCGACGAGTTCCCGCGCACCGACCCGGCCGTCATCATGGTTGTTCACGACGGCGCCGACCAGGTCCTCCTCGGCCGCCAGTCGGTGTGGCCGGACCGCTGGTTCTCGACGCTCGCCGGCTTCGTCGAACCCGGCGAGTCCCTGGAGCAGTGCGTGCAGCGGGAGGTGTACGAGGAAGCGGGCATCATCGTCCACAGCCCGGGTTACCTCGGCTCTCAGCCGTGGCCGTTCCCGCGTTCGCTCATGTGCGGCTTCGAGGCCGTCGCCGACCCGACGCAGCCCCTCGAACTCCGCGACGGCGAACTCGCCGACGCACAGTGGTTCCACCGCGACGAAGTGCTCACCGCCCTCGAACGCGGCGACGACTGGGCAGGCGACAACCCCGACGGCCGACTCATGCTGCCGGGCTCCATCTCGATCGCCCGCAGTCTCATCGACGGCTGGGCCCGCGCCCCGCGCTCGTGA
- a CDS encoding IS3 family transposase (programmed frameshift), which yields MPKPYPKEFRDDVVRVARDREIGVTIEQIAKDFGVHPMTLQKWMRRADIDDGNKPGVTSGQWAELREANKRIRLLEQENEVLRRAAAYLSQANLPKRLYPLVTELAEAGIPVTVTCRVLKLSRQPYYRWLKDPVTTSDRVEAQRADALFDAHRDDPEFGYRFLADEAEHAGQPMSSRTAWRICSANRWWSSFGKKPGRAGKTPGPPVHDDLVERNFTADAPDQLWFTDITEHWTDEGKLYLCAIKDACSGRIVGYSIDSRMQSGLAVNALNNAIARREGSVAGCVVHSDRGSQFRARKFVFALNRHGLVGSMGRVGAAGDNAAMESFFALLQRNVLDRQRWATREQLRIAIVTWIERTYHRRRRQARLGRLTPIEFEAILNTAALTAA from the exons GTGCCCAAGCCTTATCCGAAAGAGTTCCGTGATGACGTGGTTCGGGTTGCCCGGGACCGTGAAATCGGTGTGACGATCGAGCAGATTGCGAAGGACTTCGGGGTGCACCCGATGACCTTGCAGAAGTGGATGCGCCGCGCCGATATCGACGACGGCAACAAGCCCGGGGTGACGAGCGGGCAGTGGGCGGAGCTACGGGAAGCGAACAAGCGAATCCGGTTGCTGGAGCAGGAGAATGAGGTCCTGCGCAGAGCCGCGGCGTATCTGTCGCAGGCGAACCTGCCG AAAAGGCTCTACCCGCTCGTGACAGAGCTCGCCGAAGCTGGGATTCCTGTGACGGTGACGTGCCGGGTGCTTAAGCTCTCCCGCCAGCCTTACTACCGGTGGCTCAAAGACCCGGTCACCACCTCTGATCGTGTCGAAGCGCAACGGGCGGATGCCCTGTTCGACGCCCATCGTGATGACCCGGAGTTCGGGTACCGGTTCCTCGCCGATGAAGCAGAACATGCTGGTCAGCCGATGAGCTCACGAACGGCCTGGCGGATCTGCTCGGCCAATCGGTGGTGGTCGAGCTTCGGGAAGAAGCCTGGCCGGGCCGGCAAAACACCGGGCCCGCCGGTGCATGACGACCTGGTCGAACGCAACTTCACCGCCGACGCACCCGATCAACTGTGGTTCACCGACATCACCGAGCACTGGACCGACGAGGGCAAACTGTATCTCTGCGCGATCAAAGACGCCTGCTCCGGTCGTATCGTCGGATACAGCATCGACTCCCGCATGCAGTCCGGCCTGGCCGTGAATGCGCTCAACAACGCCATCGCCCGCCGAGAAGGCAGCGTTGCCGGTTGTGTTGTCCACTCGGACAGGGGATCTCAATTCCGTGCACGGAAGTTTGTGTTCGCATTGAATCGGCACGGTCTGGTCGGATCGATGGGGCGGGTCGGTGCTGCTGGGGACAACGCCGCGATGGAATCGTTCTTTGCGCTGCTGCAACGCAACGTTCTCGACCGCCAACGCTGGGCCACCCGTGAACAGCTGCGGATCGCGATCGTCACCTGGATCGAACGGACCTACCACCGCCGACGTCGGCAAGCCCGCCTGGGCCGGTTGACACCTATCGAATTCGAGGCCATTCTCAACACCGCCGCGCTCACCGCGGCATGA